In Bacteroidota bacterium, the sequence ACCCGCTGGTTTTTCTTTTATATCCGCGACTGAGTATGGCGATTTTGCACTTATCCTTTAAAAGACGGATCAGATATTCAACATGAGGCGTTTTTCCAGTTCCCCCATAGGATAAATTGCCAACTGAAATTACCGGGAAATCAAATGATTCCGAGGGCATTACCTTCCAATCGAAGAGCTTGTTTCTAACTAACGCAACAAAACCGTAAAGCAGAGCAAACGGTAGTAGTAATAGTTGGAGCAGGTTCATTGCGTTAAATTAAAAAAGATTTTTGAAATATTGATATGTTATGTATTATATTTTTATTAAATATTCAAAAAAATGTTACGTATTATCAAAAAAACACTGCAAATAATAAAATCATCATAATTTGCAGAAAATTCTCAATTGAAGTTCTTCGGGAAAAAGTGATATCTTAGTCAAAAATGTCAGAGCCATGAGATTAGTAGATGTTATACGTTACTTTGAAACCCAGGTTTCGGGTTATTTACAGGAAGATTATGATAATTCCGGATTAATTACCGGAAACCCGGAAATGGAGATAGAAAAAGCTCTTATTTGCCTTGATGTTACCGATGCCATTTTGGATGAAGCCATTCGTGATAATGTTTCCCTGGTTATATCTCACCATCCTCTGATTTTCTCGGGTATACGCAAATTAAACAGTCAGGCATATCCCGATCGTGTGCTGATCAGGGCCATCAAGCATGATATAGCAATTTTTGCTATTCATACCAATCTCGACAATCAGGCTTCCGGTGTGAATTTTTATCTGGCCAAAGCCATGGGTTTGGAAAACCTGAGAATTCTTGCCCCCAGGAAAGGGCTTCTGCGTAAACTGGTTGTTTTTTGTCCTGTCAGTCATGCGGAGAATGTTAGAAATGCCTTATTTATGGCCGGTGCAGGTCATATAGGACAATATGACTCCTGCTCTTTTAATCTGGAAGGACAGGGTACTTTCAGGGCTGGTCCGGAAGCCAATCCATTTGTGGGTGAGACCGGAAAATTGCATCGGGAAAATGAAATCCGGATTGAAACCCTCTATCCGGTTTACCTTGAACAAAAGATTGTAAAAGAAATGTTGCTTGCTCATCCCTACGAGGAAGTCGCCTACGATGTCTATCCTATTGAAAATAAATATGATAGCGTAGGGGCAGGAATGATCGGGGAGTTGCCGGATGCACACGATCAATCCGGATTCCTGGAATATTTGAAAAATAAATTGGCACTGCCTTTGATCCGCCATTCCCCTTTTACAGCGAAAAAAATTAAAAAAGTTGCTATCTGCGGTGGTTCCGGAAGCTTCCTGTTAAAAAATGCTGTTGCTGCCGGTGCTCATGCTTTTATTACAAGCGATATCAAGTATCATCAGTTTTTTGATGCCGATAAAAATATCTTCCTTGCCGATATAGGTCATTATGAAAGTGAAAGGTTCACAAAAGATCTGATCTTCGATTTGCTAAAGAAAAAATTTCCTAACTTTGCCGTCCGTATTTCTGAGATAAATACAAACCCAGTCCGTTACTTTTCATAATAATTAAGTATGTCAGCAGAATCAAGTAAAGCAGCCAAAAGCAAGGAACCGAAAACCGAAACCGTTCCGGCCGCTGAAAACCAGCCCAAAACAAAGGAAGTGAAAGAAGAACAAGCCGAACAGAAAGTAGAGCTGGTTTTAAAATCACTGTATTCCCTTCAACTGATCGATTCACAAATCGACAGAATACAAAATATCCGCGGAGAATTACCACTGGAGGTGCAAGACCTTGAAGATGATATTGTTGGGCTTGAGACCAGGATCGCAAATTTTAGAAATGAGATTTCCGATATTGAGAAAAGCATCGGTGCCAAGGAAAACAGTATTAAGGAAAGCGATGCCCTTATCCGGAAATATAAGGAACAGCAAATGAACGTCAGGAATAACAGGGAATATGACTCCCTTTCCAAGGAGATTGAGTTTCAGACTCTTGAGATCCAACTGTCGGAAAAACGCATTGCTGAGAATAAACTGGAGCAACAAAAAAAGCAGCAAGAGATCGAATCATCGGAAAAGATCCTTGATGAAAGGATGAAAGACCTTGAACTTAAAAAGTCAGAACTGAAGGACATCATTACTGAGACAGAAAAGGAAGAGAAAGATCTTCAGGTAAAGTCTGAATTGAACCAGCAAAATATTGATGATCGTTTGATACAAGCTTATAAAAGGATCAGAAAAAATGCCAGAAACGGCCTCGCTGTTGTGAAAATTGAAAGAGATGCCTGTGGAGGGTGTTTTAATAAAATTCCACCTCAGCACCAATTGGATATCAAAATGTTGAAGAAGATTATCGTTTGTGAGTATTGTGGACGCATCCTGGTTGATGAAGAGATCGTTAAAGAAGTAGAAAAAGCGAAATAATCATTCTGAAGATTTTTCATAGTAAATATTGAGGAGGGAGCCTGGTGCTTCCTCTTTTTTTTACCTTTATTTTATTTTTATGAGGTTATTTTTTCTGACATGCCTGGTGCTCGTTTCAGCAGCCCTCTTTGCCCAGTATGATTTCAATAATCGCTGCCGGCTGGCTTATGAAGAAATTGTCCGTCTTAATTTTCAGGATGCGAGTACCCTTCTGTCTCTTGAAAGAAGTGAAAACCCCGGGAATCTGATACCTGTTCTTTTTGGTAACTATATTGATTTTCTGACCATCCTGATTGGTGAGGAAGAAAATCAGTTTATTCAGCTAAAGGGAAACTACCAGGAACGCATACGATTGCTAGAAAAGGGTAATAGAAACTCTCCTTACTATTTGTTCAGCCTTGCCCAGGTTAATCTCCAATGGGCATTTGCAAGGATCAAGTTTGGCGACTATCTACGTGCAGCCTTGGAAATTCAGAAGAGTTACCGTTTTCTGAAAGAAAACCAGGCTAAATTCCCAGAATTCAAGCCCAACTTGCTTGGTATGGGTATGCTGCATGTTTTGGTTGGTTCTGTTCCCGATAATTATCAGTGGGTAACCGGATTGTTTTCTATGGAGGGTTCTATAAAGCAGGGTGTTGATGAAATTTCAGAATATATTGAATGGTCGGTAAAGCAAAATGATGACTTCCTGGTTCCTGAAGCTTTATTCTTTTTAAGCTTTGTTAATATCAACTTTTCCGTTGACCGTTCTGAAGGAATCCCATTTGAAGAAAAACTGCGCAGCATGGCACCGGAATCACCTCTTATGACCTTTGCCTACGGCAGGATGCTGATAAAACATGGCAGAAATGATGATGCCATATTATTATTTCGGAACAGGATATCTGATGAAAAGCAGTTTACGTTTTATTACCTGGATTATCTGACCGGGCTTTGTATGCTTCACAAGCTGGATATTGAATGCAGACCTTATTTTTACCGCTTTGTGTCCAATTTCCGGGGAATGAATTATATAGCTGAGGCCTGGCAAAAACTTGCATGGTCATACATCCTGGAAGGAGACACAGTAAATTATTTTGCTTGTATGGATAAGGTCAGAAAATATGGCAACACCTTTACTGATGAAGATAAAATTGCTTTGAAGGAAGCTGAAAGCGGCTATATCCCTAATGTTATCCTGCTGAAATCACGACTTCTTTTCGATGGAGCTTATTTTACTTCAGCGGAGGAGGAATTGCTCAAATCCAGCCGATTTCTTCGCAATGCTCTTGATTCGACCGAATACTTTTACCGTTTGGGGAGGATTAATGATGCATCAGGCAAGTTTATCTCTGCCCGGAGTTACTATCTGAAAACGATTGAAAGGGGCAGTGATCTGAAAAGGTATTTTGCTGCCAATGCCGCGCTGAATCTTGGTATTATTTATGAAAATGAAGAGAACGTAAAGGATGCTGAAAAATATTTCCGCCTGTGCAGAAGCCTGGATTTTGATGAATACGAAACCGGAATTAAACAAAAAGCAAAAGCCGGATTAAACCGGCTTAATGAGAAGTATTAGCCCCTATAATTATTAAAACCTCGCTCCGAAGGTCAGAAGGTAACGCTGCCCAATGATATCGTTAACAGCTTTAGCTTCATATGGTCCATAGCTATACAAATAATAATCCTCCGTATACTTCGAATATGCATAAGCAAGATCCAGGAAGTAATTCCTGAAGTTGAATCCCAGCCCTCCGGAATAGATGTGCATGGTGCCGTCGTTAATATCCCCCTGGTAAGGACTGCTGTTGTATGCATATCCCAAGCGCAGACTTATCAGTCCGTATCTCCATTCTGTTCCTGCTTTGAAATTGTGAGTTGGCCTGTAACCATTACGGATATCATCATTTACATAAGATGAAACATACCGGAAGCGGGCCTGGGAATAATCGGTATAATTATATTCAACGCTTACTAACCCGATCTTTCCTATGATGAAAGCAATGCTTCCCAGTGCACGGAAAGGAGTGGTTAGCTCATAGCTCTTGGTCCACGTGTTACTATGGAAATAGGAAGTATATCCGTAAAGATCAGGCGTTTTAAACCTGGAGTCGAACAAGGCTACATTTCTATCGCGGATATTGGTGTAAAAGGTAGGTGTATGAATGGCCGCGCCAATCCTTAACCAATCTGCCGGCCTTCCAATCAGTCCGAGTTTGAAATTTATCCCGCTGGCACGGGTTTCAAGTTCCCGGTGAATAGTAAACTGATACATATCGTTGGCAGGTCCGGGCAGGTTTTCGGTGTAATCGCTTTCCTCGAAGTAACGGATATATGGAATTCCAAAAGAAGCTCCGATATATACACGGTCGTTATAATTTCCACCGAACCCAATAACAAATTCATTCATTGATCCCCAGGATGTTATACTCATACGCTGGTTGCTTCCGCTTTGCAGAATAGGATTCACATAGGATGAAGGGCCGCCCAGTGTGTCTAACAGGTAGGTCCACCAGGCAGGATTGAGGTCATAAGCATAATCGTAATAAGGATCACCTTCAATATCGCTGTAATTAATATTATTATCGTTAGCATATGCGGTATAAACATCCAGGATGGAACTGGGGGAAGTGGATCCGCTAAGTTCCATACGGTTATTGAAATCGTTCAGACGGTTTAAGCCTATCCCGAACTGAACGGCTTTCCATCCGCTTGTATTGAATTTGCTCTCCATCTTTTTTGTGAAGACCAGTCCTATGTCTCCCAGGTTAAAGTTTACCCGGTAATCTTTGTTTTCTATACCGCGATAATCTGTTTGTGTGCTTCCGGCGAAGACGGAAGGTGTAATCGTAAATTCAGAACTTTTATATAACCCGATGCCACCGGGATTGGTGCTCAGCATCGAAAAGTCTCCACCCAGCGCTCCGAACGCTCCTCCCATGCTGACGAATCTTGCTGTTCCTCCGGGTACGATCCTGGAGTACCTCAGGGCATCCACGGCTGTTTGTGCCATCAGCGACGTTATACTTAAGGCCATTATGGTGATAGTGAAAGATAGTCGTTTCATAATCATCAGTTTAATAGTTGTATTGTAGTCATCATTCCCTTCCTATCGTCTTCCTCCGCGACTTCCACCCGTGGATCCGCCGCTGCTCCTGGATGAACCGGATGAACCGGATGAGCCGGATGACCTGGAGGGACTGCTGATAGAGCTTCTTGAAGGCGATGGCGTGGAGATGGTCCTTGAAGGTGTACGTGTTGCAGGTGCAGAGTAACTCCTGCTGCTGTTATTACCGGACGGGGCCGAATACCTCTGGGTTGGGGTTCTTTGTTGAGTTGAAACCCCACTACGGTTAGTAGTACCCGATGGTCTTGAGTAATTATTATTGCCTGTAACAGATCCTCTGGTGCGGGCTTCATTGGTAGCCGGACTGCGCGGCGCTGAATATTCCTGGCTCGATCTGGCATTCCTGTATTCCGGGGTGCTGTAGGTTTGGGGTTTGCTGTATTGTTTTTCCCGGTTCGAGTATACTTCCCGGTTCGAATACCTGGCTTTTTCACTCTGAATAGGTTGTGTGCGGGCTGCAGGTTCTCTACTGGAGGTATTGGGCTTTTCATAACGTTTACCTTCAGCTGGTGATGTCCTTGCTTCCCTTTCACTGGTCGTATTCACTTCGCCCGTTGGTGTCCGGTATTGCCTTGCTGCGGTTTCTGTAACAGCCTCTCCGGTTGCGGGTTTAGATGTATTAATGGATTCACGGGCAGTGCGAGGCGAAACTGTTCCTTCCTGTCCACTGACTTTAGCTGCAGCGTTTTGAGAGGAAATGGTTGAATTATCAGCACGGCTGCCACGGGCAACAGCATCTTCGTATTTCTCTCCGAAGGTCCTGCCGCTTTTCGTCCCGGTGCCATTTGTATTTAACCCCCTGCTTCCCCTCTGACCATAATAACTTGAATTGTAATCGTAGCTGTTATAATAATAGTTGTCATAGTAACCGTCCCAGTAGCCATTCCAATAACCTGCCCAGTAACCACCATAATAAGGATAGTAAGGTCCGCAGCAGTACCACGGATCGTAATAGGGATATCCCCATCCCCAGCCTATGCTGCCCCAACCCCAGCTATAACCAAAGTAGAGGGAAGGACTGTAATAAAATGGATCATAATAGTTATAACCCATGTAAATTGAAGTTCCATAGGCATAGGGGTCGTAATTGTAGTAATAATTATTGGTGTAGTAATTGTCGTAATAACCCAAACCCGCATTAGGGTCATGAAATCTGCGGATTCTTGATGAATATGAATAATCATAATAATCATCCATCTCAAACTCCTCTTCTTCCAGATAGTAGTCGGCGTCATTATAAGCTTCATCTCCGCTGTATTCAGGAGGATACTTTGAAAAATTATCTTCTTCCCCTCTTGTGCCCGATTGGTATACTTCCCTGGTTTCGGAAGTTGCACTGATCTGTTCTTTATTTACCTGATCTTTGCTTTTATCTGTAGAGGAATAGTAAACATCATCATACGGAAGGCTTGATTGGTATGATGATGAGCAGGCACCCAAAATGAAAGAGAGGGTAAGTATTGAAAGAATGCTGGTGAGTTTCATGGTGGTCTCCTTCCTTGTTATTTTGTATAAGCTGTGGGTTTATGTAATTCCGTTTTATTATTTTTGTCGCATCTTTTAACAAAGCAAATACTATACCAAAAAACATTATGGCCAAAGATTTTCCCAGCAGAGCAGAGAATTATGCCCAATGGTACAACGATCTGGTAATAAAAGCCGATCTCGCAGAGAACTCCGCAGTACGCGGTTGTATGGTAATTAAACCTACAGGTTATGCTATTTGGGAGAGAATGCAGTCGGTACTTGACGGTATGTTTAAAGCAACGGGGCATGTTAATGCCTATTTCCCGATCTTCATTCCAAAGTCGTTTTTTAGCAAGGAAGCCAGCCATGTGGAAGGTTTTGCCAAAGAATGTGCCGTTGTAACCCATTATCGTCTGAAAAACTCCCCGGATGGCAAGGGTGTGATCGTGGATGAGGATGCCAAGCTTGAAGAGGAGCTTATCATCCGCCCGACATCCGAAACCATCATCTGGGATACCTACCGTACCTGGATCCAATCCTATCGCGATCTTCCTCTGCTGGTAAACCAGTGGGCCAATGTGGTCCGTTGGGAAATGCGAACCAGGCTTTTCCTCCGCACCGCTGAGTTTCTCTGGCAGGAAGGGCATACGGCTCATGCTACCCAGGAAGAAGCCATTGAGGAAACTCTGAAGATCCTGGATATTTACGCTGAATTTGCTGAAAAATGGATGGCCCTGCCTGTACTCAAAGGAGTTAAATCACCTAACGAACGTTTTGCCGGGGCCGTTGAAACATACTGTATCGAAGCGTTGATGCAGGACGGTAAAGCCTTGCAATCCGGAACCAGCCATTTCCTGGGACAAAATTTTGCTAAAGCCTTCGATGTAAAGTTCCTTTCAAAGGAAAACAAACTCGAATTTGTATGGGCCACTTCCTGGGGTGTAAGTACCCGCCTTATGGGCGCACTGATCATGGCTCACTCCGATGATAACGGACTTGTACTACCCCCGAAGCTCGCTCCTGTACAGGTGGTTATCGTTCCCATCTATAAGAAAATTGAACAACTTGCTGAAATTTCTGAAAAAGTAAACAGGATCAGGAAAGAGTTGGAAGATCGTGGAATACGCGTTAAATACGATGACCGGGATACCCAGAAACCCGGCTGGAAATTCTCCGAATATGAGTTTAGAGGAGTTCCTGTGAGAATTGCCCTCGGACCAAGGGATCTTGAAAATGATACGGTGGAGGTTGCCAGAAGGGATACCCTCGAGAAAGAGACTCTCCGTATTGAAGACATTGGAAATAAAATAGAACATCTCCTGGAAGCCATCCAGGATAATCTGTTTCAGAAAGCTCTGTCTTTCAGGGAAGAAAATACTACGGCTGTGGATACCTGGGAAGAGTTTAACGATGTTCTTGAGAAAAAGGGCGGATTCATCCTTGCCCATTGGGACGGAACAGCCGAGACCGAGCAAAAAATTAAAGAAGAAACCAAAGCTACCATCCGTCTGATCCCAATTGATGGGAAAATGGAAGACGGGAAATGCATCTATTCCGGTAAACCTTCGAAACAAAGGGTTGTGTTTGCCCGGGCATATTAGTACCCGGCCGGATACGTTTTACTCCGGTATTTTTATTACCATGACTTTTCTCGGGTGATGAGTTTGTCAACCCGTAAAAATACCTTCCAGTATTTTTCTTTGTTCATCTCCGACCAATGTATTTGCGCAATCCGGTATTGCTCGGTTTGAACAATATTCACAAGAAGCAACAGGATGATCAAAGCTATATAGATCCTTTTTAACAAGACTGAGCGTACATAGAAGAGAAAATACCCCAATAAAAGGGCAGGGATTGCGTAGAATTCTATCATAACCCTTTGCGAAAAGCTTCCCCCGTAATACCATTGCCACCAGGAAGAAAGAACGTATATCAGAATGATCAGGAATCCTGCTAAAATAAAAAACCTGGATTTGTTTTCTTTATACAGGAAGTATCCGCCTGCAAGAGACAACAGGAATACCGGGGTATAAATGAAAAGTCCTTTACGGTAGCTAAACAGGAAGTTAATAATCTGTGGGTCATGAAAGTTGAAACCTTCTTCTCCATATGAATAAACCCAGATGTTTCCGGTTTGTATCTTATAAATAATAAGTTGTATGGAAAGAATAAGTAAAAAAAGCACCACTCCTGAAAAAAGTATAAGCGGTTTCCGGTAAAGAAATTCTAATCCCTTATTAAGGTTGGAACTGCTAAGTGCAGTAAAAGGTACAAGTAATAATATCAGGCCGTTAACCGGGCGCACCAGGACGATAATTCCCAGCAGGATAGCCATACCAAACAACCTTGAAGCCATTGGCTTATCAAAATAGCGGAACCCCAGCCACAAAAACAGGTTTATAAGACCGAATGAGTAAACATGCGACATGGAAGGTTCCTCTACCGTATAATAAAATATGTTTGTGCCAAATATTGTAACGAGGAGGATCAGTGCGATCATCCCTTCACTTGCCCCGGGTATCATCTTTAGCATTTTTCTAAGGAAGACCAGTCCGATGGCCAGATAGAACAAGGCGGCAATGTTGACCGATATCATGTAAAAAACCGAGTAACCATCGGCAGGATTTCCGGTAAGGATTGTGATCAGGTGAGCCAGCAAAAAAAATGGTTCAATGGCTATGGCTGTGCCGCAGTAATACTTGTTAATGGTATGGCCAGGATAAGTGTACCTGTAATCGTATGAATGATTTTCATGATAATTCAATGCAGCAACATCATTAAAAAAGCTGAAATTCAAATCCTGGTAGATGAATATAGCCGGGAGGTAGGCGTAATAGCCGGTACCATCGGTTTGTATGATCCTGCCGCTGCGGGCCTCACTCCAGTTAAAATTGGAGGAAATCCATGTGCAAATGAGGATGATGAAGGGGATGGTTAGTCTGAAGATATTTGGTTTTGCTTTCATCCGGTTTAATTTCGTTTCATTAGATATTTCTATAGTTTCATAATGATCATTCCATACGTATAAGCTGCCCGCTACCACTCACTACCTGCTTTATTTCTGTCGGATTGCCCCGGTAATAAATATTTCCCGCATTACTGATGATCACTTCCAGTACATAGCTTACATTCACATAGCAATCATTGGTGCTGGATGTGTTCATATAAGTAAAAACGGTTTCCAGGTTCTCACAGTTTACCGGTCCGTATGATGCGTTGTATATAAAGTTCACATTGGATTTACCTGTAACGGTCACATCGGCTGTCCCAAAATGCTGGTTGATCCTCGATTTTTGAGTGTCAAGGCTGAGCCGGATACTCCCGCTTCCTTCCCTTATGTCAAGTTTTATTGAATCGTTTTGTAATGTGTTTTCTGTGATGAGGTCGCCGGATGATCGGTATTCAATGGAATCCAACTGCTTAACATGAAGGTATACCCGCATGGGTTTGTCATAACTTCTTACCCAGTTACATCCGTTCTCGTTCCGTACCTCCAAAACGCCATTCTCATTGATCGTTTTTATATCGCTTTGCAGGTTCTTGCCGGCTTCCACTTCCACAAGGCATTCATTATCCTGTATAAGGATCACATCCAGGTTGTCTCTCATGATGATGCCCTTGAAATCTCCGACATTCCTTGTTTCTTTCACTATCTTTCCTGTGCCTTTGAAACAACCGAAAACATCATCTTTATCGCAGGATGTGGTTATGAGAAGTACCAGTATAAACAGATAAGTTCTTGCCCGGTTCATGATCAATAATATATGAGTTCAATTTTGTATCCTATGCCAAGCGTGAGAAAATCGGCCCTGCCTGCATGTGCTTTCAGGGTTACATGCGCGAAAAGATCACGGGAGATCTCGCACCATATCCCGATCTTTTCATAGATTTTCCCATCCCCCTGATATCTGCCGCTTAGATAATATCCCAGGTTTCCCACAAAAGATATCCTCGACATATTCAACGCGTACCCGACTTCAAACCCGGTTTTGATCATCTCGAAATTATTTTCGGATGTTTCACCGTATTTCTGACGTAAAGCGATCTCGTCGGTTCCGTCATAAGAAGCATCCAGGCCAACACCCACACTGCTTTTGTAAGAAACATCTTTCATGATACCCGTGAAAATGTCCCATGCCAGGAACTTGCCCTCCATTTCCGCGTTCATGTTTTTATAACCAAGCCCCCCGGCTATATTCAGGTCGAGGGATTTCTTTCCGTCGAAATAGAAAGGTCGAAGTTCGGGAAGCAGCTTTTTCCTGAAGTAGGGATTCTCTTTGGAGAGCCTGTAAGAAAGTGATGCTGATGCGTTGGGGATATTGATACCGTAATTCGGGGTTTTCATAGATCCATTGGAAAAATGGTTGAAACCAAGTCCGAGAGAAACAATAAAACGTTCACTTACCTTTTGTTTCATTTCCAGGGTAAATGCAACCGCTGCATTCCAATGCGACCCTATGGCAATATTCTTGTAGTTTTCCAGGCGGTCGAAATGATTTGTGATGTATCCGATACCCAGGGCCGTCCTGAAAAATATTCGCATTTCTTTACCGTATGTCAGAGGGAAATCGATATAGGGCATTAAGGCATGAGCGTTGCCCAGGTATGGCGATGTACCCAGGCTGGAATACCAATATGCGATGCCGATAACCGGATAGTTATACATGTATTCCCATCGCGTTCTTCCGTATGTCGCCTTTGAAATGCTGATTTCATATGCAGTGAAGTGACTGTTCAGGATTTCCATTTCCAGGTGGTGGGGTATAAGAAATCCATACGCTACCTTACCGTTAACCATAAGGTTTGAGGAAATCCTTTTATGGGTAAACTGTGCCAGGGCATCCTGATTGTTCGCTAATGAAATAAAAACGATCATTAAAGTTGCCCATATACCCCGGTATATGGCAGGAAATGTATTTAAGGGAAACTTCAATTTTGATATTTGCTTTGATAATGTGGTGAAGATGCACTCAAAACGTTGCATTGCAAGCAAAATTATAAAAATTGTATACTGCATTTATCCTTACTTTTGCCAAAAATCAAATAAAATGGATAAAAGACTGGAAGCATTCGGAAGATTGCTTACCATTATGGATGAGTTGAGGACACAATGC encodes:
- a CDS encoding Nif3-like dinuclear metal center hexameric protein; the protein is MRLVDVIRYFETQVSGYLQEDYDNSGLITGNPEMEIEKALICLDVTDAILDEAIRDNVSLVISHHPLIFSGIRKLNSQAYPDRVLIRAIKHDIAIFAIHTNLDNQASGVNFYLAKAMGLENLRILAPRKGLLRKLVVFCPVSHAENVRNALFMAGAGHIGQYDSCSFNLEGQGTFRAGPEANPFVGETGKLHRENEIRIETLYPVYLEQKIVKEMLLAHPYEEVAYDVYPIENKYDSVGAGMIGELPDAHDQSGFLEYLKNKLALPLIRHSPFTAKKIKKVAICGGSGSFLLKNAVAAGAHAFITSDIKYHQFFDADKNIFLADIGHYESERFTKDLIFDLLKKKFPNFAVRISEINTNPVRYFS
- the proS gene encoding proline--tRNA ligase: MAKDFPSRAENYAQWYNDLVIKADLAENSAVRGCMVIKPTGYAIWERMQSVLDGMFKATGHVNAYFPIFIPKSFFSKEASHVEGFAKECAVVTHYRLKNSPDGKGVIVDEDAKLEEELIIRPTSETIIWDTYRTWIQSYRDLPLLVNQWANVVRWEMRTRLFLRTAEFLWQEGHTAHATQEEAIEETLKILDIYAEFAEKWMALPVLKGVKSPNERFAGAVETYCIEALMQDGKALQSGTSHFLGQNFAKAFDVKFLSKENKLEFVWATSWGVSTRLMGALIMAHSDDNGLVLPPKLAPVQVVIVPIYKKIEQLAEISEKVNRIRKELEDRGIRVKYDDRDTQKPGWKFSEYEFRGVPVRIALGPRDLENDTVEVARRDTLEKETLRIEDIGNKIEHLLEAIQDNLFQKALSFREENTTAVDTWEEFNDVLEKKGGFILAHWDGTAETEQKIKEETKATIRLIPIDGKMEDGKCIYSGKPSKQRVVFARAY
- a CDS encoding DUF2807 domain-containing protein, yielding MNRARTYLFILVLLITTSCDKDDVFGCFKGTGKIVKETRNVGDFKGIIMRDNLDVILIQDNECLVEVEAGKNLQSDIKTINENGVLEVRNENGCNWVRSYDKPMRVYLHVKQLDSIEYRSSGDLITENTLQNDSIKLDIREGSGSIRLSLDTQKSRINQHFGTADVTVTGKSNVNFIYNASYGPVNCENLETVFTYMNTSSTNDCYVNVSYVLEVIISNAGNIYYRGNPTEIKQVVSGSGQLIRME
- a CDS encoding acyloxyacyl hydrolase — its product is MKFPLNTFPAIYRGIWATLMIVFISLANNQDALAQFTHKRISSNLMVNGKVAYGFLIPHHLEMEILNSHFTAYEISISKATYGRTRWEYMYNYPVIGIAYWYSSLGTSPYLGNAHALMPYIDFPLTYGKEMRIFFRTALGIGYITNHFDRLENYKNIAIGSHWNAAVAFTLEMKQKVSERFIVSLGLGFNHFSNGSMKTPNYGINIPNASASLSYRLSKENPYFRKKLLPELRPFYFDGKKSLDLNIAGGLGYKNMNAEMEGKFLAWDIFTGIMKDVSYKSSVGVGLDASYDGTDEIALRQKYGETSENNFEMIKTGFEVGYALNMSRISFVGNLGYYLSGRYQGDGKIYEKIGIWCEISRDLFAHVTLKAHAGRADFLTLGIGYKIELIYY